The following are from one region of the Cloacibacterium sp. TD35 genome:
- a CDS encoding Tex family protein: protein MTVEKYIQERLPIPSKSIENTLQLLSEDCTIPFIARYRKDKTGNLDEVAIEQIFKLNKSFDEIVKRKESILKSIEEQNALTPELQQKVTQSFDLQELEDLYLPYKKRKKTKADTAREKGLEPLAKIIMSQKSDDVEYLASKYLNQEVADEDDALQGARDIIAEWLNENLYIRKNLRRLFQRKAMITTKVVKTKKDEEEAQKFSQYFDWQEPLKRTPSHRLLAMLRAENEGFVKVSVSVEKEEALEIMENAVIKSQNDCAKQIELAIADSYKRLLEPAISNETLQEAKEKADQKAIEVFSENLQQLLLAAPLGEKRILAIDPGYRTGCKVVCLDEKGDILHNETIFPHAPQNETGMAMKKIKSLVNSCNIEAISIGNGTASRETEQFIKKIGFDRELQVFVVSEAGASVYSASKIAREEFPNYDVTVRGAVSIGRRLSDPLAELVKIDPKSIGVGQYQHDVDQTKLKEELDHTVIRCVNSVGINLNTASKSLLSYVSGIGEKMAENIVNYRAENGAFTSRKDLKKVPRLGEKAYQQAAAFVRIKNAKNPLDNSAVHPEAYALVEKMAKDLGLKTEELIANKEKIDQIIPEKYTTEDIGILGIKDILKELLKPGLDPRKSAKVFEFDRNVKTIKDLHVGMILPGIVNNITAFGCFVDVGIKESGLVHISQLKDGFVSDVNEVVKLHQHVQVKVLEIDEQRKRIQLTMIL, encoded by the coding sequence ATGACCGTAGAAAAATACATTCAGGAACGTTTACCTATTCCTAGCAAAAGCATAGAAAACACACTTCAGTTGCTTTCTGAAGACTGCACTATCCCTTTCATCGCACGTTACCGAAAAGACAAAACAGGCAATCTAGATGAAGTAGCCATCGAACAAATTTTTAAACTTAATAAAAGTTTTGATGAAATTGTAAAGCGTAAAGAAAGCATCTTAAAATCAATAGAAGAACAAAATGCTCTCACGCCTGAACTTCAACAGAAAGTAACACAAAGTTTTGACTTACAGGAACTAGAAGACCTTTATCTTCCTTATAAAAAACGCAAGAAAACCAAAGCAGATACAGCGCGTGAAAAAGGTTTAGAACCTTTGGCAAAAATCATTATGTCTCAAAAATCTGATGATGTAGAATATCTCGCTTCCAAATATTTGAATCAAGAAGTTGCAGATGAAGACGATGCTTTGCAAGGTGCAAGAGATATTATCGCAGAATGGCTGAATGAAAATCTCTATATCCGTAAAAATCTGAGAAGATTATTCCAAAGAAAAGCCATGATTACTACAAAAGTGGTAAAAACCAAAAAAGACGAAGAAGAAGCACAGAAATTCTCTCAATATTTTGATTGGCAAGAACCATTGAAAAGAACACCTTCTCACAGACTTCTCGCTATGTTGAGAGCAGAAAACGAGGGTTTTGTAAAGGTTTCGGTTTCAGTAGAAAAAGAAGAAGCTCTAGAAATCATGGAAAATGCCGTCATCAAAAGCCAAAACGATTGTGCCAAGCAAATAGAATTGGCGATTGCAGATTCTTACAAAAGACTTTTGGAACCTGCTATTTCTAATGAAACTTTGCAGGAAGCCAAAGAAAAAGCCGACCAAAAAGCGATTGAAGTTTTCTCAGAAAATCTTCAACAATTATTACTGGCTGCTCCACTTGGTGAAAAGAGAATTCTAGCAATTGACCCAGGTTACAGAACAGGCTGTAAAGTGGTTTGTCTAGACGAAAAAGGAGACATCTTGCACAACGAAACCATTTTTCCGCATGCTCCACAAAACGAAACGGGAATGGCGATGAAAAAGATAAAATCTTTGGTGAATTCTTGCAACATAGAAGCCATTTCTATAGGAAATGGAACCGCAAGCAGAGAAACAGAACAGTTCATCAAGAAAATTGGTTTTGACAGAGAATTACAGGTTTTCGTGGTTTCTGAAGCAGGAGCATCTGTGTATTCTGCCAGTAAAATTGCCAGAGAAGAATTCCCAAATTATGATGTAACGGTTCGTGGTGCAGTTTCTATTGGCAGAAGACTTTCTGATCCATTGGCAGAATTGGTAAAAATAGACCCAAAATCTATAGGAGTAGGACAATATCAGCACGATGTAGACCAAACCAAACTGAAAGAAGAACTAGACCATACCGTAATTAGATGCGTAAATTCTGTTGGAATCAACCTGAATACCGCAAGTAAATCACTCCTCTCCTACGTTTCTGGAATTGGCGAAAAAATGGCAGAAAACATTGTGAATTACAGAGCAGAAAATGGTGCTTTTACTTCCAGAAAAGATTTGAAAAAAGTGCCGAGGTTAGGCGAAAAAGCATATCAACAAGCAGCAGCATTCGTAAGGATTAAAAATGCTAAAAATCCGCTTGATAATTCTGCAGTACATCCTGAAGCTTATGCTTTGGTAGAAAAAATGGCAAAAGATTTAGGTTTAAAAACCGAAGAATTGATTGCCAATAAAGAAAAAATAGACCAAATTATTCCAGAAAAATATACAACCGAAGACATCGGAATTTTAGGAATTAAAGATATTTTGAAAGAACTCCTAAAACCTGGATTAGACCCTAGAAAATCTGCCAAAGTTTTTGAATTTGACCGAAATGTAAAAACCATCAAAGATTTGCATGTAGGCATGATTTTACCTGGAATTGTGAACAATATCACCGCTTTTGGGTGTTTTGTAGATGTAGGGATAAAAGAAAGTGGATTGGTTCATATTTCTCAACTGAAAGATGGTTTTGTGTCTGATGTGAATGAAGTGGTAAAATTGCATCAGCATGTTCAGGTAAAAGTTCTGGAAATAGACGAACAAAGAAAAAGAATACAATTAACGATGATTTTGTAA
- a CDS encoding 3-ketoacyl-ACP reductase: MNLKGKNALITGGGRGLGKAVAIALANEGVNVGITGRNEEHLKSTVAELEKLGVKAVYSVFNVDEMAQVEQGVASIASQLGGIDILINNAGVGDFGSFEDMPVETWEKVMKVNLFGVYYVAKAALPYLKQNKEGDIVNVASTAGLKGGPNMSAYCASKAAVISLSQSLMAELRKFNIRVITLTPSTIATDMSIEGGLTDGNPEKVLQPEDFAEWVRDILKMNRRAMIANASIFSTNP, from the coding sequence ATGAATTTAAAAGGTAAAAATGCACTCATCACTGGTGGTGGAAGAGGTCTTGGGAAAGCCGTTGCAATCGCTTTGGCAAATGAAGGCGTAAATGTAGGAATTACAGGTAGAAATGAAGAACACCTAAAGTCTACCGTTGCAGAATTAGAAAAATTAGGAGTAAAAGCAGTGTATTCTGTTTTTAATGTAGATGAGATGGCTCAAGTAGAGCAAGGGGTGGCTTCTATCGCTTCTCAATTGGGTGGCATAGACATTTTAATTAATAATGCTGGAGTAGGTGATTTTGGTAGTTTCGAAGATATGCCAGTAGAAACTTGGGAAAAAGTAATGAAGGTGAATCTTTTTGGCGTGTATTATGTAGCAAAAGCAGCATTGCCTTATTTGAAACAAAATAAAGAAGGAGACATCGTAAATGTAGCTTCTACTGCTGGATTAAAAGGCGGTCCGAATATGTCGGCGTATTGTGCTTCTAAAGCAGCGGTAATTTCTCTTTCTCAGTCATTGATGGCAGAGCTTAGAAAATTCAATATTCGTGTGATTACGTTAACACCGAGTACCATTGCTACTGATATGAGTATAGAAGGCGGACTTACTGATGGTAATCCAGAAAAAGTGCTTCAGCCAGAAGATTTTGCAGAATGGGTGAGAGATATTTTGAAAATGAACAGAAGAGCCATGATTGCCAATGCTTCTATTTTTTCTACCAATCCATAA
- a CDS encoding tetratricopeptide repeat protein: MNQRNKILLLSAISLSGLSMAQQSQFFADKEQYRFNLAENLYQNKIYAASQYEFSRQYFFNQNLENSKKETARFFSNVIGVILAQNHAEDGLDAFIKDYPKSALFAQANLPLADYYLAKKDFPKALETLQKVNQYQLDKQENTQYILKLGYAKFMTGDSNGAIDALEEAYKNAEDKGDIAYMLGHLYYANQQNEKAFQFFDEIKNNEKYAKLVKPYYVQLYFNEKDYEKAIVEGNDLLKEDISSAYKAEVHKIIGESYFMQKQYAEAYPHLKAYLQTQQNPSESDLYEMGFVAANLQKFDEAISYYNQLVNSNSAFSQNAYYQLGNAYLEVGKKQEALSAFRSAKDMTYDKNVSKLAHEQYAKLSYDIGNPFESPQLAIKSYLEKYGYSKELEQLLVKSYLYSGDYKGTIKTIEELSGIDAQTEKIYQEVLFLYGTELFNKGELDAAEQNFKKSLKYNLNKTFNLRAQYWLAQTYYQKGDYATAIYGFEKLDRNVESFPERQQLSYDLGYAHFKSKNFAKAKEYFKEYLKNPKPEFQSDAELRLADTYYAGNELNEAIAIYNKTEGANDYTQFQKAMAIGFKGDTEAKIVELKKLISNYKNSEYQDDAYYELGTAYASIDQYQNSSDAFSQVIKLSADKDLVANAEIYRAQNYEDLNQPEKALTELKVLGNKYKNTAYAEKIVAAAKPIYLKNGDASGYEYFAKNLGVNIAQTDLDEINLSLAQSLFAKKEYTKAIPNYEKFLTQNPTGEKFYQAQYELGESYYQTKNFTKAKLVLGEIANAQNDYQEDAQVRIAQILLSENNSSEAKIYLENLANSSNVTIKNFASIELMKIYAEEKNFSQAEKYANEVLKYSKNSAAVLEQAKVIKARSLMNQGKDKDAQTAYAALEKSANTEVAAEALYAKAFYQNKGKAFKSSNETIFKLANNYASEEFWGAKALVLMARNYLALKDNYQASYTCDQIIENYQDFPEIVSEAREVKSMIK; the protein is encoded by the coding sequence ATGAATCAAAGAAATAAAATTTTATTGCTATCGGCCATTTCATTATCTGGCCTTTCAATGGCTCAACAATCACAATTTTTCGCAGACAAAGAACAATACCGTTTCAATCTAGCCGAAAATCTTTACCAAAATAAAATCTACGCAGCTTCACAATACGAATTTTCAAGACAGTATTTTTTTAACCAAAATTTAGAAAATTCTAAGAAAGAAACTGCCCGTTTTTTCAGCAATGTTATTGGAGTAATCTTAGCTCAGAATCATGCAGAAGACGGTTTAGATGCTTTTATTAAAGATTATCCTAAATCTGCACTTTTTGCTCAGGCGAATTTGCCTTTAGCGGATTATTATTTGGCTAAAAAGGATTTTCCTAAGGCTTTAGAAACGCTTCAAAAAGTCAATCAATATCAATTAGATAAACAGGAAAACACACAGTATATCTTGAAATTGGGATATGCCAAATTCATGACTGGAGATTCTAATGGTGCGATTGATGCATTGGAAGAAGCCTATAAAAATGCCGAAGATAAAGGTGATATTGCGTATATGCTGGGACATTTATACTATGCGAACCAACAAAACGAAAAGGCTTTTCAGTTTTTCGATGAAATCAAAAATAATGAAAAGTACGCCAAGTTGGTAAAACCGTATTATGTACAATTGTATTTTAATGAAAAAGACTATGAGAAAGCCATTGTAGAAGGAAATGATTTGCTAAAGGAAGATATTTCTTCGGCTTATAAAGCAGAAGTTCACAAAATTATTGGCGAAAGTTATTTCATGCAAAAGCAATATGCAGAAGCATATCCTCATCTAAAAGCGTATTTACAAACCCAACAAAATCCTTCGGAAAGTGATTTGTATGAAATGGGATTTGTAGCGGCAAATCTTCAAAAATTTGACGAGGCGATTTCATATTATAATCAGTTGGTCAATTCTAATTCTGCCTTTTCTCAAAATGCGTATTATCAGCTAGGAAATGCATATTTAGAAGTAGGGAAGAAGCAAGAAGCTTTGTCAGCGTTTCGTTCTGCAAAAGACATGACGTATGATAAAAACGTATCGAAACTAGCACATGAGCAGTACGCTAAACTAAGTTACGACATCGGAAATCCATTTGAAAGTCCACAATTGGCCATTAAATCATACCTAGAAAAATATGGTTATTCTAAAGAATTAGAACAACTTTTGGTAAAATCTTACTTGTATTCTGGTGATTATAAAGGCACCATAAAAACCATCGAAGAACTCTCTGGAATAGATGCTCAAACCGAAAAAATCTATCAAGAAGTTTTATTTCTCTACGGAACAGAACTCTTCAATAAAGGAGAACTAGACGCAGCGGAACAGAATTTCAAGAAAAGTTTAAAATATAACCTCAATAAAACTTTCAATTTAAGAGCGCAATATTGGTTAGCGCAAACCTATTACCAAAAAGGAGATTATGCAACTGCAATTTATGGTTTTGAAAAGTTAGATAGAAATGTAGAATCGTTTCCAGAGAGACAACAATTGAGTTACGATTTGGGTTATGCTCATTTTAAATCTAAAAATTTTGCTAAGGCTAAAGAATACTTTAAAGAATATTTGAAAAATCCAAAGCCAGAGTTTCAATCTGATGCAGAATTGCGTTTAGCAGATACTTATTACGCCGGTAATGAACTGAATGAAGCGATTGCAATCTACAATAAAACAGAAGGCGCAAATGATTACACGCAGTTCCAAAAAGCAATGGCAATAGGTTTTAAAGGAGATACAGAAGCTAAAATTGTTGAATTGAAGAAATTAATCTCCAATTATAAAAATTCTGAATATCAAGATGATGCGTATTATGAATTGGGAACTGCTTATGCTTCCATTGACCAATATCAAAATTCGAGTGATGCGTTTTCGCAAGTGATAAAATTGAGCGCTGATAAAGACTTGGTTGCCAATGCAGAAATCTACAGAGCACAGAATTACGAAGACTTAAACCAGCCAGAAAAAGCTTTAACAGAATTAAAAGTTCTTGGAAATAAATATAAAAATACGGCCTATGCAGAAAAAATTGTAGCTGCAGCCAAACCGATATATCTGAAAAACGGTGACGCTTCTGGTTACGAATATTTTGCAAAGAACTTGGGCGTAAATATTGCTCAAACGGATTTAGACGAAATTAATCTTTCTCTGGCTCAATCGCTGTTTGCGAAGAAGGAATACACAAAAGCTATCCCTAATTATGAGAAATTTTTAACCCAAAATCCAACGGGTGAAAAATTCTATCAAGCGCAATATGAATTAGGAGAAAGTTACTATCAAACCAAGAATTTTACGAAAGCCAAATTGGTTTTAGGGGAAATTGCTAATGCCCAAAATGATTATCAGGAAGATGCTCAAGTAAGAATTGCTCAAATTTTATTGAGTGAAAACAACAGTTCTGAAGCGAAAATTTATTTGGAAAATCTCGCCAATTCATCCAATGTGACGATTAAAAACTTCGCGAGTATAGAATTGATGAAGATTTATGCAGAGGAAAAGAATTTTTCACAGGCAGAAAAATATGCGAATGAAGTCTTGAAATATTCTAAAAACTCAGCAGCAGTTTTAGAACAGGCGAAGGTGATCAAAGCAAGAAGTTTGATGAATCAAGGCAAAGATAAAGACGCACAAACCGCCTATGCTGCGTTAGAAAAATCTGCAAATACAGAAGTAGCTGCAGAAGCACTCTATGCAAAAGCTTTTTATCAAAATAAAGGAAAGGCTTTCAAATCTTCCAACGAAACCATTTTTAAACTAGCGAATAATTATGCTTCCGAAGAATTTTGGGGCGCAAAAGCTTTAGTGTTGATGGCGAGGAATTATTTGGCACTGAAAGACAATTATCAGGCAAGTTATACTTGTGATCAAATCATAGAAAACTATCAGGATTTCCCAGAAATTGTTTCAGAAGCTAGGGAAGTGAAATCGATGATTAAGTAA
- a CDS encoding YdcH family protein — translation MENHTLTHEFPEYVQKIAELKASDEKFLKMYVNYEEVNALISHYEDGEQNHTTDEHLTDLRKKRVHLKDDIYNYLHQN, via the coding sequence ATGGAAAATCATACATTAACCCACGAATTCCCAGAATATGTTCAAAAAATCGCAGAGCTGAAAGCTTCAGATGAAAAATTCTTAAAAATGTATGTGAACTACGAAGAAGTGAATGCGCTGATTTCTCACTACGAAGACGGCGAACAAAATCACACCACTGATGAGCATCTTACAGATTTAAGAAAGAAAAGAGTTCATCTGAAAGACGATATTTATAATTATTTACATCAGAATTAA
- a CDS encoding 6-phosphofructokinase — protein MKRVLVATGGGDCPGLNAVMRGVVKRASQEKDWEVVGSINAYDGILKEPTEIMVLDDKTVAGIHKDGGTIIGTTNKGGPFAWPYKNKDGIWEAVDRSDEMIRKLQYLGVDAVISIGGDGSQRISQQLYEKGLNIIGVPKTIDNDLSATDFTFGFQTAVQIATEAVDRLVTTAASHNRVLVLEVMGRYAGWIALHAAIAGGAEVCLIPEIPYDIEKVVKKLNSRFNKGKGNAIVVIAEGAIPKGGSLLSEVSDEVGYENVRLGGVAHKLVHDLKSIGFEADMRETVLGHLQRGGTPTAYDRILATQFGVKAFEMVLNEEYGKMVAYRHPNIIAVPFKEAIDRPNFVDPNCDMVKTAKGVGISFGD, from the coding sequence ATGAAAAGAGTATTAGTAGCAACAGGAGGTGGAGATTGTCCAGGATTAAATGCGGTAATGAGAGGCGTAGTAAAAAGAGCTTCTCAAGAAAAAGATTGGGAAGTGGTAGGAAGCATCAATGCGTATGACGGAATATTAAAAGAACCCACAGAAATTATGGTTTTAGATGATAAAACCGTAGCAGGAATTCATAAAGATGGTGGAACGATTATAGGAACTACTAACAAAGGAGGTCCATTTGCTTGGCCTTACAAGAATAAAGATGGAATTTGGGAAGCGGTAGACAGATCAGATGAAATGATTCGCAAATTGCAATATTTAGGCGTAGATGCCGTAATCAGTATAGGAGGTGATGGTTCACAAAGAATTTCACAACAATTATATGAAAAAGGGCTTAACATTATTGGCGTTCCAAAAACTATTGATAATGATTTGTCTGCTACCGATTTTACCTTTGGTTTTCAGACTGCCGTACAAATTGCAACAGAAGCCGTAGATAGATTGGTGACTACCGCTGCAAGTCATAACAGAGTTTTGGTACTAGAAGTAATGGGGAGATATGCAGGTTGGATTGCTTTGCACGCTGCTATTGCAGGTGGTGCAGAAGTTTGTTTGATTCCAGAAATTCCTTATGACATAGAAAAAGTGGTGAAAAAACTCAATAGCAGATTCAATAAAGGAAAAGGAAATGCCATTGTAGTAATAGCAGAAGGTGCAATTCCGAAAGGTGGAAGCCTACTTTCTGAAGTAAGTGATGAAGTTGGATATGAAAATGTAAGATTAGGAGGTGTAGCTCATAAATTGGTTCATGATTTGAAATCTATTGGTTTTGAGGCAGATATGCGCGAAACGGTTTTGGGGCATTTACAAAGAGGAGGTACGCCAACTGCTTATGATAGAATTTTGGCAACACAATTTGGGGTAAAAGCATTCGAAATGGTGTTGAATGAAGAATACGGAAAAATGGTTGCTTATCGCCATCCAAATATTATCGCGGTACCATTCAAAGAAGCGATAGACCGTCCAAATTTTGTAGATCCTAATTGCGATATGGTAAAAACTGCAAAAGGTGTAGGAATTAGCTTTGGTGATTAA
- the typA gene encoding translational GTPase TypA, which translates to MQNIRNIAIIAHVDHGKTTLVDKIIHATNVFRENQESGDLIMDNNDLERERGITILSKNISVTYKDTKINVIDTPGHADFGGEVERVLKMADGVILLVDAFEGPMPQTRFVLHKALELGLKPIVVINKVDKENCRPDEVHDKVFDLFFALDATEEQLDFPTFYGSSKQGWFNTSLEPTDSILPILDGILQYVPAPKIEEGNLQMQVTSLDYSSFLGRIAVGKVIRGSLKESQWIGLAQENGNILKGKVKELYVFEGLGKKKVTEVQAGDICAVVGFDSFQIGDTFVDLENPEPMTRLSIDEPTLNMTFSINNSPFFGKDGKYVTSNHLKERLEKELEKNLALRVEQTEDANTFLVFGRGILHLSVLIETMRREGYEMTIGQPQVILHDVDGENHEPYESLVVDVPEEYASRVIDLATQRKGDLHIMETKGEMQHMEFEIPSRGLIGLRSQMLTATAGEAIMAHRFTDYKPFKGAIPGRNNGVLISKTQGPCTEYSIAKLQDRGKFFVDPGEEIYAGMIIGEQNKPGDLVVNIVEAKQLNNMRAAGKDKDGNIAPKILFSLEECMEYIQADECIEVTPNFIRMRKKILSEEDRKRAERNAK; encoded by the coding sequence ATGCAAAATATCAGAAACATCGCAATTATTGCCCACGTAGACCACGGGAAAACCACACTGGTAGATAAAATTATCCATGCTACCAATGTTTTCAGAGAAAATCAAGAATCTGGAGACTTAATTATGGATAATAACGATTTAGAGAGAGAAAGAGGAATTACAATTCTTTCTAAAAATATTTCAGTTACGTATAAAGATACTAAAATTAATGTAATAGACACTCCTGGTCACGCCGATTTCGGTGGTGAGGTAGAGCGTGTGTTGAAAATGGCAGATGGTGTTATTTTGTTGGTAGATGCTTTCGAAGGACCAATGCCGCAAACTCGTTTCGTTTTGCATAAAGCTTTAGAATTAGGGCTTAAACCTATTGTTGTCATCAATAAAGTAGATAAAGAAAACTGTCGTCCTGATGAAGTTCATGATAAAGTTTTTGATTTATTCTTTGCTCTTGATGCTACCGAAGAACAATTAGATTTCCCTACTTTCTATGGTTCTTCTAAACAAGGTTGGTTCAATACCTCTTTAGAACCTACAGATAGTATTTTACCAATTTTAGATGGTATTTTACAATATGTTCCAGCACCTAAAATAGAAGAAGGTAACCTTCAGATGCAGGTGACTTCCCTAGATTATTCTTCATTCTTAGGAAGAATTGCAGTAGGTAAAGTAATCAGAGGTTCTCTTAAAGAATCTCAATGGATTGGTTTAGCACAAGAAAATGGCAATATTTTAAAAGGAAAAGTAAAAGAATTATATGTTTTTGAAGGTTTAGGCAAGAAAAAAGTTACAGAAGTTCAAGCAGGTGATATTTGTGCAGTAGTAGGTTTTGATTCCTTCCAAATCGGAGATACTTTCGTAGATTTAGAAAATCCTGAACCAATGACGAGATTGTCTATTGATGAGCCTACGTTGAACATGACGTTCTCTATCAATAATTCTCCTTTCTTTGGTAAAGATGGTAAATATGTAACTTCTAATCACCTTAAAGAAAGATTAGAAAAAGAACTAGAGAAAAACTTAGCATTAAGAGTAGAACAAACTGAAGATGCAAATACTTTCTTAGTTTTTGGTAGAGGTATCCTTCACTTATCGGTTTTAATTGAAACGATGAGAAGAGAAGGTTACGAAATGACGATTGGTCAGCCACAAGTAATCCTTCACGATGTAGACGGAGAAAACCACGAACCTTACGAAAGTTTAGTAGTAGATGTACCAGAAGAATACGCTTCTAGAGTAATTGATTTGGCTACACAAAGAAAAGGTGATCTTCACATTATGGAAACCAAAGGTGAAATGCAGCATATGGAATTCGAGATTCCTTCAAGAGGTTTAATCGGATTGCGTTCTCAAATGTTGACTGCAACAGCAGGTGAAGCCATTATGGCGCACAGATTTACCGATTATAAACCTTTCAAAGGAGCAATTCCAGGAAGAAACAATGGGGTTTTGATTTCTAAAACACAAGGTCCTTGTACAGAATATTCTATCGCAAAATTACAAGATAGAGGTAAGTTTTTTGTAGATCCAGGTGAAGAAATTTATGCAGGGATGATTATTGGTGAGCAAAACAAACCTGGAGACTTAGTAGTAAACATTGTAGAAGCAAAACAATTGAATAACATGCGTGCCGCTGGTAAAGATAAAGACGGAAACATTGCTCCAAAAATCTTATTCTCACTAGAAGAATGTATGGAATATATTCAAGCAGATGAATGTATAGAAGTTACACCAAACTTCATCAGAATGCGTAAAAAAATCCTTTCTGAAGAAGATAGAAAACGTGCGGAAAGAAACGCAAAATAA
- a CDS encoding TonB-dependent receptor, translating into MNKNIKILSLVLVGISQFSLAQIKEERLILDRKREPEVKKIEKKKTSVESEKNYPPKEKEQEPVEYKITNVPMVSDFKTSTIEGEDISPKFNTDSQRNYFQVGYGNYSKFLADGNISHQLDKNTEVGIDVHGITTNGLEKEYDWSSKQSDFNVAAFITSNTEKGKANITADFGNHNYNYYGIYTLKPAADIDLKQSYNELKINGYYDFFKNNWINDIRFKSSILADHFDAKENSGEAQLNLSKYDLPLFSAQDMKINADLGVKLSTQKSSFELLNKNESQYLLFALNPKVSFYKGNSYLAIGSDFSLINGKTSDKNTPEAKTNNFRWFPFAEVLYEATEQYKFYAGIDGGVKMNSYSSLLQENPFLISDVVLRPTETKYHFYLGLKGDVDQTFKYDVNAGYSELRNAQFFRANDLFDYVNTLNRSAYNFANNFSAIYDDGTLSEVKGSVQYFPLQNLVLDAELHFMKFKLDHLNEVYYKPVVQTTLGAKYSLLDRKLNLGFKGIFVSERSTNSYDIAVNTAVPSQFTSTEKTKESLPSYLDINLNADYKINKNFTVFIMGNNLLNKKYEHYLGYKVLGAQVLGGLRIAF; encoded by the coding sequence ATGAACAAAAACATAAAAATATTATCTCTCGTTTTAGTAGGAATTTCTCAGTTTTCTTTGGCTCAAATCAAAGAAGAAAGATTGATTCTCGACAGAAAACGTGAACCTGAAGTAAAGAAAATCGAAAAGAAAAAAACTTCTGTAGAATCAGAGAAAAATTATCCTCCAAAAGAAAAAGAGCAGGAACCTGTGGAATACAAAATTACCAATGTTCCGATGGTTTCAGATTTTAAAACGTCTACGATTGAAGGAGAAGATATTTCTCCGAAATTCAATACAGACAGCCAGAGAAATTATTTTCAGGTAGGTTATGGTAATTATTCTAAATTTTTGGCAGACGGAAATATTTCTCATCAGTTAGACAAAAATACAGAAGTGGGAATAGACGTTCATGGAATCACTACGAATGGTTTAGAAAAAGAATACGACTGGAGTTCTAAGCAAAGTGATTTTAATGTGGCAGCCTTCATTACCTCGAATACAGAAAAGGGAAAAGCCAATATCACCGCAGATTTTGGGAATCACAACTACAATTATTATGGAATTTACACCTTGAAACCAGCTGCTGATATAGATTTGAAACAAAGTTATAATGAATTGAAAATCAATGGATATTATGATTTTTTCAAAAACAATTGGATTAATGACATCAGATTTAAGTCGTCTATTTTAGCAGACCATTTCGATGCGAAAGAAAATTCTGGAGAAGCTCAACTGAATCTTTCAAAATATGATTTGCCACTTTTTTCGGCGCAAGACATGAAAATTAATGCAGATTTGGGCGTAAAATTATCCACGCAAAAATCGAGTTTTGAATTGCTGAACAAAAACGAATCACAATATTTGCTTTTTGCCTTGAATCCTAAAGTGTCTTTCTACAAAGGAAATTCTTATTTAGCAATTGGTTCAGATTTTTCTCTGATTAACGGAAAAACTTCTGATAAAAACACCCCAGAAGCAAAAACCAACAATTTCAGATGGTTTCCTTTTGCAGAAGTGTTGTATGAAGCTACAGAACAATATAAATTCTATGCAGGAATAGATGGTGGCGTAAAAATGAATTCTTATTCCAGTTTATTGCAAGAAAATCCGTTTTTGATATCAGATGTTGTGCTGAGACCTACAGAAACCAAATATCACTTCTATCTTGGTTTAAAAGGAGATGTAGACCAAACCTTTAAATATGATGTAAATGCTGGTTACAGTGAGCTCAGAAATGCACAGTTTTTCAGAGCGAATGATTTATTTGACTATGTAAACACACTTAATCGTTCTGCTTATAATTTTGCTAACAATTTTTCGGCGATTTATGATGACGGAACCTTGAGCGAAGTAAAAGGAAGTGTACAATATTTTCCGTTACAGAATTTGGTTTTAGATGCAGAACTTCACTTCATGAAATTTAAATTAGACCATCTCAATGAGGTGTATTATAAACCAGTTGTACAAACCACGCTTGGTGCGAAATATTCATTACTTGACAGAAAGTTAAATCTAGGTTTCAAAGGGATTTTTGTATCAGAAAGGTCTACCAATTCTTACGATATAGCAGTGAATACTGCTGTGCCAAGTCAATTTACTTCTACAGAAAAAACAAAAGAATCTTTACCTTCTTACTTAGATATAAATTTAAATGCAGATTATAAAATCAATAAAAACTTCACCGTTTTTATAATGGGGAATAATTTATTGAATAAAAAATACGAGCACTATTTAGGTTACAAAGTTCTCGGAGCGCAGGTTTTAGGAGGTTTGAGAATTGCTTTTTAA